Proteins found in one Odocoileus virginianus isolate 20LAN1187 ecotype Illinois chromosome 10, Ovbor_1.2, whole genome shotgun sequence genomic segment:
- the RBMXL2 gene encoding RNA-binding motif protein, X-linked-like-2, giving the protein MMEADRPGKLFIGGLNLETDEKSLEAAFGKYGRISEVLLMKDRETNKSRGFAFITFESPADAKAAVRDMNGKSLDGKAIKVAQATKPAFESGRRGPPLSRSRGRSRGLRGARGGGPRRPLSRGGPADDGGYGGDFDLRPSRAPLPMKRGPPPPRRAGPPPKRAAPSGLARSGSGGGGMRGRAPATRGRDGYEGPPRREPPPPRRDPYLGSREGGYSPRDGYSSRDYPSARDPRDFAPSPREYTYRDYGHSSVRDECPSRGYGDRDGYGGRDRDYADHSSGGSYRDPFESYGDPRSAAPARGPPPSYGGGGGRYEEYRGCSPDAYGGGRDGYAGGRSERYSGGRDRVGRADRGLPQSVERGCPPPRESYSRSGRRVPRGGGCLGSRSERGGGRSRY; this is encoded by the coding sequence ATGATGGAAGCGGATCGCCCGGGGAAGCTCTTCATTGGAGGGCTCAACCTCGAAACTGACGAGAAATCCCTCGAGGCTGCGTTTGGCAAGTATGGCCGCATCTCCGAGGTGCTGTTGATGAAAGATCGAGAAACCAACAAGTCCAGGGGCTTCGCGTTCATCACCTTCGAAAGTCCGGCAGACGCCAAGGCCGCCGTGAGAGACATGAACGGCAAGTCCCTGGATGGTAAGGCCATCAAGGTGGCCCAGGCCACCAAACCGGCTTTCGAAAGCGGCCGGCGGGGCCCACCCCTGTCCCGCAGCCGGGGCCGCTCGAGAGGCCTGCGCGGGGCCCGCGGCGGCGGCCCGCGGCGCCCCCTGTCCCGCGGAGGGCCTGCGGATGACGGTGGCTACGGGGGCGACTTCGACCTGCGACCCTCCCGGGCCCCACTACCCATGAAGCGCGGGCCGCCGCCACCGCGGAGGGCCGGCCCACCCCCCAAGAGGGCCGCGCCGTCGGGCCTGGCTCgcagcggcagcggcggcggtggAATGCGCGGGCGGGCCCCGGCCACACGAGGGCGAGATGGCTATGAGGGCCCGCCGCGCCGGGAGCCGCCGCCCCCGCGCCGGGATCCCTACCTGGGTTCCCGGGAGGGGGGCTACTCTCCCCGAGACGGCTACTCCAGCCGCGACTACCCAAGCGCCCGCGACCCCCGGGATTTTGCCCCCTCGCCCAGAGAGTATACCTACCGTGACTACGGCCACTCCAGCGTCCGGGATGAGTGTCCATCGAGAGGCTACGGTGACCGAGACGGCTACGGGGGGCGCGACCGCGACTACGCGGATCACTCGAGCGGAGGCTCCTACCGAGACCCCTTCGAGAGCTACGGGGACCCGCGCAGCGCCGCCCCCGCGCGTGGGCCCCCGCCATCTTAtggtggcggcggcggccgctACGAGGAGTACCGCGGCTGCTCGCCCGACGCCTATGGCGGCGGCCGCGACGGTTATGCTGGGGGCAGGAGTGAGCGCTATTCGGGGGGCCGCGACCGGGTAGGCAGAGCGGATCGCGGGCTGCCGCAGTCCGTGGAGAGGGGGTGCCCGCCCCCGCGCGAGTCTTACAGCCGGTCGGGCCGCCGGGTCCCCCGAGGCGGAGGCTGCCTGGGGAGCCGCTCGGAGAGAGGAGGAGGCCGGAGCAGATACTAA